A single genomic interval of Pelorhabdus rhamnosifermentans harbors:
- a CDS encoding thioesterase family protein, giving the protein MMFDVRTVLNPGMSFIIDRMLDESDTAAYYGSRQLGQLIASPAYVGLMIDAAVKAVDERLPAGLVTVGRTMEFTHDAPTSLGMNLRIKASLKEIVGDRLFFDITACDDCGVIGYGKHERAVVNKQELFERANKRLLHQA; this is encoded by the coding sequence ATGATGTTTGACGTTAGGACTGTGTTAAATCCGGGGATGAGTTTTATTATCGATAGAATGTTAGATGAATCAGATACAGCTGCTTATTACGGTAGTAGACAATTAGGACAGTTGATTGCATCGCCTGCATATGTGGGACTGATGATTGATGCGGCTGTAAAAGCCGTTGATGAGCGTTTACCTGCAGGGCTTGTAACAGTTGGGCGTACCATGGAGTTTACTCATGATGCACCTACTTCTTTAGGCATGAATTTGCGTATCAAAGCTTCGTTAAAAGAGATCGTAGGTGACAGACTGTTTTTTGATATTACAGCTTGCGATGATTGTGGTGTTATTGGTTATGGAAAACATGAACGTGCCGTTGTGAACAAGCAAGAGTTGTTTGAACGCGCGAATAAACGTTTGTTACACCAAGCATAG
- a CDS encoding TRAP transporter substrate-binding protein codes for MRRLKWMTVGLLGLFAATTFLVGCGSSSQAPAAKKEIVLKAADNQPEDYPTVMGLKKMAQLLDERTQGRIKMQVYSGGQLGGEKESIEMTQMGTIAIDRVNSAPLASFSPQMGALSMPFLFRDATHLWKVLDGDIGKGMLKELEKSNLIGLTYYDSGSRSFYTKTKAINSPADAQGQKIRVQQSKIFVDTVNTLGASATAMGYGEVYSGLQTGIIDGAENNPPSLWSAKHFEVCKYFALDEHAMVPETVIMSKKIWDTLSPDDQKIVMQAAIDSGVYQRQVWAEYTTKSLNDLKDKGVIISNPDKAAFRKAVEPMYANYPEYKDVIAQIQAVQ; via the coding sequence ATGAGAAGACTAAAATGGATGACCGTAGGTTTGTTAGGCTTATTTGCAGCTACCACTTTTCTTGTTGGTTGTGGCAGCTCCTCGCAAGCACCAGCGGCGAAAAAGGAGATTGTATTGAAAGCTGCTGATAATCAGCCAGAGGATTATCCAACTGTTATGGGACTAAAGAAAATGGCACAATTGCTTGATGAAAGAACGCAAGGCCGCATTAAAATGCAAGTTTATTCGGGCGGTCAATTGGGCGGTGAAAAAGAATCCATCGAAATGACACAAATGGGCACGATTGCTATTGATCGTGTAAATTCGGCACCTCTAGCTAGTTTTTCTCCTCAAATGGGTGCACTTTCCATGCCTTTTCTTTTCCGTGATGCCACTCATCTTTGGAAAGTTCTTGACGGAGATATTGGCAAAGGCATGCTTAAAGAATTGGAAAAAAGTAATCTGATTGGTTTGACTTACTATGATTCGGGCTCACGTAGCTTTTATACTAAGACAAAAGCCATTAATTCACCAGCAGATGCGCAGGGACAGAAAATTCGCGTACAACAAAGTAAAATTTTTGTCGACACAGTAAATACCTTGGGCGCTTCTGCTACAGCTATGGGCTATGGTGAAGTGTATAGTGGACTTCAAACAGGTATTATTGATGGTGCTGAAAACAATCCGCCGAGTTTATGGTCGGCTAAGCATTTTGAAGTATGTAAATATTTCGCGCTTGATGAACATGCTATGGTTCCTGAGACAGTTATCATGAGTAAAAAAATCTGGGACACACTGTCACCGGACGATCAGAAAATTGTCATGCAGGCTGCTATAGATTCCGGTGTATACCAAAGACAGGTTTGGGCTGAGTATACGACTAAATCGCTTAATGATTTAAAAGATAAAGGTGTCATTATTTCCAACCCCGATAAAGCAGCCTTCCGTAAGGCCGTTGAACCCATGTATGCCAATTATCCTGAATATAAGGATGTAATTGCTCAAATTCAAGCGGTTCAATAA
- a CDS encoding acetyl-CoA carboxylase biotin carboxylase subunit, translating to MFNRLLIANRGEIAVRIISACQELGIQTVAIYSDADIDSLHVQLADYSCRVGSADASDSYLNSDALIHAAKTVQADAIHPGYGFLSENAEFAEAVTKAGLNFIGPTAEVIRQVGNKDGARSAMKAIGIPLIEGTPPLTNKEKACELAAEIGYPVILKPLSGGGGQGMLIFNNQAEFVKSYKRIEDLASIENFYLERYVTGARHIEVQILADHYGQIIHLGERECSLQRRNQKLLEECPSSALTPWLRAKVGELAVRAMKALHYTSVGTVEFLMDHGGNFYFMEINPRIQVEHGITELVTGIDIVKNQIKIAAGKPLNLIQENILFQGHAIECRINAEDPNNNFFPSAGKISRYHQPGGPAVRVDSGIMAESIVQPYYDSLIAKVMVHGRSRGDAIHIMERALSEYLIEGIHTTIPFHKEILKNPLFCSGDVDTQFVENKMAL from the coding sequence ATGTTCAATCGACTGCTTATTGCCAATCGCGGTGAAATAGCCGTCAGAATTATTAGCGCCTGCCAGGAGCTTGGCATTCAAACCGTTGCCATCTATTCCGACGCCGATATCGATTCACTGCACGTTCAATTGGCAGACTACTCGTGCCGCGTTGGCTCTGCGGATGCTTCGGACAGTTATTTGAACAGCGATGCACTCATTCACGCAGCTAAAACTGTCCAGGCTGATGCTATTCACCCTGGTTATGGTTTTCTTTCGGAAAATGCTGAATTTGCCGAGGCCGTCACAAAGGCCGGACTCAACTTTATCGGTCCTACTGCCGAGGTTATCCGGCAAGTTGGCAACAAGGATGGCGCACGCAGCGCCATGAAGGCTATTGGGATTCCCCTTATTGAGGGAACGCCGCCCCTGACGAATAAAGAAAAAGCTTGCGAGTTAGCCGCCGAAATTGGTTATCCTGTCATTTTAAAACCCTTATCAGGGGGTGGTGGCCAGGGAATGCTCATATTCAACAATCAAGCGGAGTTTGTAAAAAGCTACAAGCGTATTGAAGACTTGGCATCCATTGAAAATTTCTATCTAGAACGGTATGTAACAGGAGCCCGCCATATTGAAGTACAGATATTAGCTGACCATTATGGCCAAATCATTCATTTAGGGGAAAGAGAGTGTTCCTTGCAGCGTCGCAATCAAAAATTGCTTGAAGAATGTCCTTCAAGCGCCTTGACACCCTGGCTGCGCGCCAAAGTAGGCGAATTAGCTGTTCGTGCCATGAAAGCCTTGCACTATACCAGTGTGGGAACAGTCGAATTTCTCATGGATCACGGCGGTAATTTTTATTTTATGGAAATCAACCCTCGTATCCAAGTGGAGCATGGCATCACTGAACTAGTCACAGGTATTGATATAGTTAAAAATCAGATCAAAATTGCTGCAGGAAAACCCCTAAATCTCATACAAGAAAACATTTTATTTCAAGGTCATGCCATAGAATGCCGCATAAATGCTGAAGATCCAAATAATAACTTTTTCCCTTCCGCCGGTAAAATTTCTCGTTACCACCAACCAGGAGGTCCCGCCGTTCGCGTCGATAGCGGCATCATGGCCGAATCGATTGTTCAGCCCTACTATGATTCTCTTATTGCCAAAGTCATGGTTCATGGCCGTTCACGCGGAGACGCGATTCATATTATGGAACGTGCCCTCTCGGAATACCTCATTGAAGGGATTCACACAACCATTCCTTTTCACAAGGAAATACTGAAAAATCCCCTGTTTTGCTCAGGAGATGTTGATACACAATTCGTAGAAAATAAAATGGCCTTATAA